The sequence TGATACATCATGAATCCAAAACCAATCATTGAAGTAATAAGTACAAAAGCTCCTATTAGAATAAATACTTGATTTGAATTTGTAAATAAAGAACCTCCTTTTCGATTGCTAAACCAGATAACTACACCAACAAAAACGAATGCTAAAATGGTTTGTAGATAAAGCATATTCTTACTTTTACTTCTACCTTTTTCCATTTGTGCGATTTCTGCAGCAAACTCTTTTTGAGTAAAAGTTTGAAACTCAGTCAACGGTTTTAAATCTGTTTTGTAATCTTCTTTTATCTCAGCATTTCCATATAATTCAGAAATTATTTTTTGAAAATATTCAAGATTTGCATTACTAAATACTCTGATTACATCCGGAAGATATTTTTCAACAACTGGTAAAGAATAATTTTTACCATTTATTGCAATCTCCATATAATGAACCGGATTCAATTTTAGTTTTATTTTAAAAATCGGAATTACTGTTAAGTATTGAGTATGATTGGCATAAATTTCACATTCATTACCTTCGCTTAATAAGTCGAAAACTTTTTCGATTTTCTTTCTTCTATTTTTTACATCAATAAGATTTTTTACAGGATAATAAAGCGAAGCAATTATGGCAATTGGAATAATGATTTTGTAATAATTACCAAAATTATTACTATTTAAATCTGCATCCGTCGAAATTCCATCAATATAACTTTTTAGTTGTGGCATCGCATATTTAAGAACCAAAGCAATAACAATTGAAATAAGTATCGCAACAGCTATAACATTCCGAATGGTAATTCTTTTCTCACGTTCAGATTCTCTTGTGATTAGATATTTTGCTTCTTGTAGATTCATCTTTCATTTTTTTAAATTTCTAAATCTGAAATAGAAACTACATTACCATCTTTGTCCATGACAACAATAAATTCAAAAAATGTATGTGCTGCAGAAACTCTTTTTCCAAAATATGGTTTACCTGGGTGATTGGCATGTAAATAATATAACGTTTCAAGTTCACCTTTGTCGTTCTTTTTGAAAGTCAAATTTTCGATTCCAAAATCAGAAAATTCTTTATCTTTTTCAAGAACCTTTTCGCTTGCCTTTATTAGATTATCTGTCAGTTTCGTTAAATCTATATCGCTCACAGAAAACGCATTTACATTAGCTGGAGTTCCATTTTCAGATTCAACAACATCGGTATATTCTGTATAGATGGCAGATTTAATTTTATCACCATCTTTATAATCAACACTGATTGTTTCAGGAATATAAGATTGGTCACATGTAATATTTACAGCAGTTATTTTACCATCATATTTAGAAAACTTGTCTTTGATTAGATTTTGAATCGCAACTATTCCGTCTGGAGAATTTAATGTCATCTGACTCGTTGAACTTCCGCCACCACAAGCTGAAGCAAGTAAAACCAACGTAAAAAGCACTAAAAAATTTATCTTTTTCATTTTTATGATTCTTTAAGAGTAATACTTCCGTCATCTTCTATCGTACAGCTTATTGAGTAGTAAACCGTAGTAACCATTTGTCCTTGTCTTGAGCCACCACCACCGCCGATTGTGACCATGTTAACATCAAAAGTAGTTTTTAATTTTCCGTTTTCTTTCTTAACACGAATGACAGAAAGGGTAAAATCTTCATATTCTGACGAATATTTATCAGCAACCATTTGTTTACCTTCATTCGTTTTTTGATTAATAAAAGAAAAATCAATTTCGCTAACTTTAAAAGTTTCGTATTTTTTTGGTTGAATCTTTTTTGCTTTCGGATCTGAAAAACCAGCATAACCTCCACCATAAAATTGTTCAATTACTTTTTCGACTTTTTTGTCAAAATAATCAACATTTAGAAACTCAAAATTTTCATTTAGTTGATCTTCAGAACTTATCTCTACTTTCAAATAATCTAAATCGATATATTCAGGTGTAGAAAGAATACTTTCTACTTGTTCAAGACCTGCCATTTCGCTTATCTTATTTGGCTGAATTGAATCACATGAAATCATGGTTGCAAAAGCGACAAATAAAAATGCTATTGAAAATAGTTTTTTCATATCTACTTTTTTAGCTAGCTGGTTCATCTTTCTTCCAAAGTTTAGATATTCCGTAATTTTCTTCGCGAGATTTCACTTCATAACTAGCTTTTAAAGCTTCAAGAATATCGTTATTAAAAGGTTTTCCGCTTCCGTAAATCAATCGGATAATTCCTGCTCCAACCAATCCAAAATTACGATTCAAGAAACTCATCCAAGCAGCACAATCTTCGGTGTTAAATTGAAAATGAGTTTCGTCTTTTTCAATCCCAAGTTGTTTGTTTAAATGATTTAGTGAAATATAAGTTCTGTGATAAGCATTTTTTATGATATGTATTTGATCATAATTTTGAGCTCCAAGAAATTGTTTTGCAAGATTTCCTTTTTTAACAAATTTTACTTTGTATTTATTACCGATTTTTTCTTCTAATATTTTATGAACGGCTTCTATGTCAATTATTCCATCAACATAATTTGTAGTGATTTTGTTGTCTAGTATTCCCATTTCTTTTTTGATTACGTGTTAATTATGAATCAAAAGTAAGCTTACTAGAATTACAAAATTTGTCAAACAAATATTCGATTGATTCAAATAAATATTCGACCCAATTAAAAGAATATCTGAAATAGAGAAAAGTAGATTTAATTCATATTATTTATGTAATCCAAAACAATTTCTTTTTTGCGATCAGAAACAGGGACTAGTTGTTTGGTAGATAGTTCTAAATTTCCGTCGCGGTAAAATTTAGTTATGT comes from Flavobacterium sp. I3-2 and encodes:
- a CDS encoding DUF3137 domain-containing protein — its product is MNLQEAKYLITRESEREKRITIRNVIAVAILISIVIALVLKYAMPQLKSYIDGISTDADLNSNNFGNYYKIIIPIAIIASLYYPVKNLIDVKNRRKKIEKVFDLLSEGNECEIYANHTQYLTVIPIFKIKLKLNPVHYMEIAINGKNYSLPVVEKYLPDVIRVFSNANLEYFQKIISELYGNAEIKEDYKTDLKPLTEFQTFTQKEFAAEIAQMEKGRSKSKNMLYLQTILAFVFVGVVIWFSNRKGGSLFTNSNQVFILIGAFVLITSMIGFGFMMYHKKTASGGASFTNFKKSIFSRLIVYVNPKFHYIEKAYVGLPEIMHSNLFDEKDYSITGGDQIIGHYNGVAFQSCNLILSYRRNFTNEKTPDDYVFGGSYFVARFPKKFKGCIRIHPKKGFFGSLKGNDISSYINKTGEVVRLEDPEFQKQFEVYADDQILVRYILTPVFMERLKEINTRNKGEVYIAINESNIVIATNRINAIATGSTPYDMLSVKINMKLLDDIYTELIEQLTVIDTLKLNHEIWKN